The proteins below are encoded in one region of Sphingobium yanoikuyae:
- a CDS encoding GH39 family glycosyl hydrolase: MTISRVIASLSVLLALPQLAHGQTVPARQVAISVDAAKPAGKLPPIWRFFGADEPNYATMKDGRKLLVELGELKKGEVYFRAHNLLSSGDGTAAFKWGSSNAYTETRDGKPVYDWKVVDGIIDTYLARGVRPYLQIGFMPEAMSSAPAGTPYQHSWRPGFDYKLIATGWTYPPKDYEKWGELVYQWTLHNIEKYGKAEVEKWYFEVWNEPNSPFYWTASPEEFYKLHDYAIGAVRRALPTARVGGPDVAGAGGAFMDGFLMHVSSGKNYVTGQTGTPTDFLSFHAKGRPEFVDGHVRMGIATHLRETDRGFTKVLSIPSLAGKPVVIGESDPEGCAACPGPQNDYRNGTMYSSYTAASFARIWELAERRKVNLEGVLSWSFEFEDQPWFAGYRQLSTNGVDLPVLNVFRMFAQLGETRLTTVNSAQIPLDQAMTKGIQGDADIGSIATRTADGKVALLLWHYHDDDVAGPDAQLKIGLKGLKAAPSSATLWRVDGDHANAFAAWKKMGSPQSPDQDQYAQLEAASVMKAETVAVAGPRGAASIALALPRQGVALLILDAQ, translated from the coding sequence ATGACCATTTCCCGAGTGATCGCCTCCCTGTCGGTGCTGCTGGCGCTGCCGCAACTGGCCCATGGCCAGACAGTGCCGGCGCGGCAGGTCGCGATCAGCGTGGACGCGGCCAAGCCAGCAGGCAAGCTGCCGCCCATCTGGCGCTTCTTCGGCGCGGACGAGCCCAATTATGCGACCATGAAGGACGGCCGGAAATTGCTGGTCGAACTGGGCGAACTGAAGAAGGGCGAGGTCTATTTCCGTGCCCATAACCTGTTGAGCAGCGGCGATGGTACCGCCGCCTTCAAATGGGGCAGCAGCAACGCCTATACCGAAACCAGGGACGGCAAACCCGTCTATGACTGGAAAGTTGTCGACGGCATCATCGACACCTATCTGGCTCGCGGCGTCCGACCTTATCTCCAGATCGGCTTCATGCCCGAAGCCATGTCATCTGCGCCGGCCGGCACACCCTATCAGCATAGCTGGCGGCCCGGGTTCGACTACAAGCTGATCGCGACCGGCTGGACCTATCCCCCCAAGGATTACGAAAAATGGGGGGAACTGGTCTACCAGTGGACGCTCCACAATATCGAGAAATACGGCAAGGCCGAGGTCGAGAAATGGTATTTCGAGGTCTGGAACGAGCCGAACTCGCCCTTCTACTGGACCGCTTCGCCGGAGGAATTCTACAAGCTTCATGACTATGCGATCGGCGCGGTGCGTCGGGCGCTGCCGACCGCGCGGGTCGGCGGTCCGGACGTCGCGGGCGCTGGCGGCGCTTTCATGGACGGCTTCCTGATGCATGTGTCGTCCGGCAAGAATTATGTGACCGGCCAGACCGGGACGCCCACCGATTTCCTGTCCTTCCATGCCAAGGGCCGACCGGAATTTGTCGACGGGCATGTCCGCATGGGGATCGCGACCCATTTGCGGGAAACGGATCGCGGCTTTACCAAGGTACTGTCGATCCCGTCGCTGGCCGGGAAGCCGGTGGTAATCGGCGAAAGCGATCCTGAAGGTTGCGCTGCCTGTCCAGGACCGCAGAACGACTATCGCAACGGCACCATGTATTCGAGCTATACCGCCGCCAGCTTTGCGCGCATCTGGGAATTGGCGGAACGGAGAAAGGTCAATCTGGAAGGCGTCCTGTCCTGGTCGTTCGAGTTCGAGGATCAGCCCTGGTTTGCGGGCTATCGGCAGCTTTCCACTAACGGCGTTGATCTGCCGGTTCTCAATGTCTTCCGCATGTTCGCCCAACTCGGGGAGACCAGGCTGACGACCGTCAACAGCGCACAGATCCCGCTCGATCAGGCGATGACGAAGGGGATTCAGGGCGACGCCGACATCGGATCGATCGCCACCCGCACAGCGGACGGCAAGGTCGCCTTGCTACTCTGGCATTATCATGACGATGATGTCGCCGGGCCGGATGCGCAGCTGAAGATCGGCTTGAAGGGACTGAAGGCTGCGCCGTCCTCGGCGACGCTGTGGCGAGTGGATGGCGATCATGCCAATGCCTTTGCCGCCTGGAAGAAGATGGGCTCGCCCCAGTCGCCCGATCAGGATCAATATGCGCAGTTGGAGGCCGCGTCGGTCATGAAGGCGGAGACGGTCGCTGTCGCCGGCCCGCGTGGCGCGGCCAGCATCGCTCTTGCGCTTCCGCGCCAGGGCGTCGCCTTGCTGATCCTGGACGCGCAATAG
- a CDS encoding FadR/GntR family transcriptional regulator, producing MTQADEHPLSRPASQPQRAVHDRIAHDLGIAIVGGRYQPGDILPGEERYSAEQGISRTAYREAVRVLSAKGLVHSRTKSGTRINDRLRWNMLDLDVLAWMFEAGPTPEFLRDIFELRIVVEPAAAQFAALRRDTQDISRMGHALEEMRRCGLQTMEGRAADQNFHRQILLATRNESLITLATSVTAVVAWTTRFARDERQESRDPMPDHDAVFDAIMRGDGEDARSKMLLLIGNASSDAGML from the coding sequence ATGACGCAAGCAGATGAGCACCCACTGTCCCGCCCCGCCAGCCAGCCCCAGCGCGCCGTGCACGACAGGATCGCGCATGACCTGGGCATCGCCATCGTGGGCGGCCGCTATCAGCCGGGAGACATATTGCCAGGCGAGGAGCGCTATAGCGCCGAACAGGGCATCTCGCGGACCGCCTATCGTGAGGCGGTCCGCGTCCTGTCAGCCAAGGGGCTGGTCCATAGCCGGACGAAGAGCGGCACGCGCATCAACGACCGGCTTCGCTGGAACATGCTGGACCTGGACGTTCTTGCATGGATGTTCGAAGCCGGCCCCACGCCCGAGTTTCTCCGCGACATCTTCGAATTGCGTATCGTGGTGGAGCCGGCCGCGGCCCAGTTTGCAGCGCTGCGCCGTGATACGCAGGACATTTCACGCATGGGGCATGCGCTCGAGGAAATGCGGCGCTGCGGACTCCAGACGATGGAGGGACGCGCAGCCGACCAGAATTTTCACCGCCAGATCCTGCTCGCAACCCGCAATGAGTCCCTCATCACGCTCGCGACATCGGTCACGGCGGTAGTTGCCTGGACCACGCGCTTTGCTCGCGATGAGCGCCAGGAGTCGCGCGATCCGATGCCCGACCATGACGCCGTTTTCGACGCGATCATGCGAGGAGACGGTGAGGATGCACGTTCGAAAATGCTGCTGCTGATCGGCAATGCATCGAGCGATGCCGGCATGCTGTGA
- a CDS encoding TonB-dependent receptor: MKGAMKLSISLVALLAAQGAMAQVGAEASGTGVSDVDIIVTGMRASLSSAQNIKRNAQQLVDSVVAEDIGKLPDNNVVEALQRVPGIQVSPRARGESATVLIRGLPDVVTLVNGRNIFSTTGRSLSLADVPADLVAGVDVYKSRSADQLEGGIAGLINVRTRRPFDFKGLEVALAGREVYSEQPDTIDPYASALISNRWSTGIGEIGALVSVSYHKTRYRDFTVYSGGYFGYNLDNSRAPYTPGVPLDPRGNGANDPAVFRTDVIGAFDRIGTRTRPAVNATLQWAPDDRLTIHADGLFYGYRERGNGNQNFTSMNGTLRSPLAFVGDTKLVESLSISGGRVANFGTAYRNKADRWQGAIGADWEVNDWKAATELSYTRSKATDVGNNLDVDFIASRTDAVFNDGSGTPYFSLPNDDIADPDRYYLSRLSTTRTIGDGREWAWRGDLSYRAPFLIFSGLDTGLRLSQRDAQSDSFTQTVNCGPAVAVKCYAVKAASLPGLMTVTPGGFDTGTGKFVEQWATPGTDYLLNNIGSLRQLFGLAPGDPAFQDTQHFDIKEKNQAGYGQANIEVGQLDGQVGVRVIRTDITSNAFLVLRGATSPVTIRNKSTDVLPSLALRYKLKDNLFLRFAASKTITRPSFAQLNPALTLTPPVPGQQPFGRGTSGNADLKPIRSDNYDLSLEWYIDRSNSITATIFRRDVKGFIQSVTSNFDIDYLGDDNGVYQITRPENSGSGRLQGIEGGFTFFPKGLPQWLDGIGISANGTYIDGNNKALSPLPGVTGYMDIPFQNVSKYSGTATLIYEKGGFSGRASYVWRDKYNAGLHFTGVNPNFITNGAISNLDLSLSYEINPQFTVVFDATNILKNLYQTSFNDPSLYPRDTVLYTRTFALGFRAKL; this comes from the coding sequence ATGAAAGGCGCTATGAAGCTGTCCATCTCATTGGTCGCGTTGCTGGCGGCGCAAGGGGCCATGGCACAGGTTGGTGCGGAGGCGAGCGGGACGGGCGTGAGCGATGTCGACATCATCGTCACCGGCATGCGAGCCAGCCTTTCGTCGGCGCAAAACATCAAGCGCAATGCGCAGCAGTTGGTGGATTCTGTCGTTGCCGAGGATATCGGCAAGCTACCCGACAACAATGTGGTCGAGGCGCTTCAGCGCGTGCCCGGCATCCAGGTTTCGCCCCGCGCGCGCGGCGAATCCGCGACCGTGCTGATCCGTGGCCTTCCCGACGTCGTGACATTGGTCAACGGCCGCAACATCTTCAGTACCACCGGCCGTTCCCTGTCGCTGGCCGATGTGCCGGCAGACCTGGTTGCCGGCGTCGACGTCTACAAATCGCGTTCCGCCGATCAACTGGAAGGCGGCATTGCCGGGCTCATCAACGTGCGCACCCGCCGGCCCTTCGACTTCAAGGGGCTGGAAGTCGCGCTGGCCGGACGCGAAGTCTATAGCGAGCAGCCCGATACGATCGATCCCTATGCCAGCGCGCTCATCAGCAATCGCTGGTCGACCGGCATCGGCGAGATTGGCGCATTGGTGAGCGTCTCCTACCACAAGACCCGCTATCGCGACTTCACGGTCTATAGCGGCGGATATTTCGGCTATAATCTCGACAATAGCCGCGCGCCCTACACCCCGGGCGTCCCGCTCGACCCGCGCGGTAACGGCGCAAATGACCCTGCCGTGTTTCGGACCGACGTTATCGGTGCCTTCGACCGGATCGGCACCCGGACCCGCCCGGCCGTCAATGCCACGCTGCAATGGGCGCCGGATGATCGCCTGACCATTCATGCCGACGGCCTTTTCTACGGCTATCGCGAACGCGGCAACGGCAATCAGAATTTCACGTCGATGAATGGCACATTGCGCTCGCCGCTCGCATTCGTGGGCGATACCAAGCTGGTAGAATCGCTCAGCATCAGCGGCGGGCGTGTCGCCAATTTCGGCACGGCCTACCGAAACAAGGCGGATCGCTGGCAAGGGGCGATCGGTGCGGATTGGGAGGTCAACGACTGGAAGGCCGCGACGGAACTGTCCTACACAAGGTCTAAGGCCACCGACGTCGGCAATAATCTGGACGTCGACTTCATCGCGTCCCGCACCGATGCCGTCTTCAATGATGGATCGGGCACCCCCTATTTCTCCCTACCCAATGACGACATTGCCGATCCGGACCGCTATTATCTGTCTCGCCTGTCCACCACGCGCACGATCGGCGACGGCAGGGAATGGGCCTGGCGGGGCGATCTCTCCTACCGCGCACCTTTCCTGATCTTTTCCGGGCTGGATACGGGCCTTCGGCTCAGCCAGCGCGATGCGCAGTCGGACAGTTTCACCCAGACCGTGAATTGTGGTCCGGCGGTTGCGGTCAAATGCTATGCTGTCAAGGCGGCCAGCCTGCCGGGGCTGATGACGGTGACACCTGGCGGATTCGATACGGGAACCGGCAAGTTCGTGGAGCAATGGGCAACGCCGGGCACCGACTATCTGCTGAACAATATCGGATCGCTACGGCAATTATTCGGTCTCGCGCCCGGTGATCCGGCTTTCCAGGATACCCAGCACTTCGACATCAAGGAGAAAAACCAGGCCGGCTATGGCCAGGCCAATATCGAGGTCGGGCAACTGGACGGGCAGGTCGGCGTGCGCGTGATCCGCACCGACATCACATCCAATGCCTTCTTGGTTCTGCGCGGCGCCACCTCACCCGTCACGATCCGGAACAAGAGCACGGATGTGTTGCCCAGCCTGGCGCTGCGCTACAAGCTGAAGGACAATCTCTTCCTGCGCTTCGCTGCCAGCAAGACGATCACGCGCCCGAGCTTCGCACAGCTCAATCCGGCGCTCACTTTGACGCCACCGGTACCCGGTCAGCAACCGTTCGGCCGGGGAACGAGCGGCAACGCCGATCTGAAACCGATCCGCTCCGACAATTACGACCTGTCGCTCGAATGGTATATCGACCGTTCCAACTCGATCACCGCCACGATCTTCCGTCGCGACGTCAAGGGCTTCATCCAGTCGGTTACCAGCAATTTCGACATCGATTATCTGGGCGACGACAATGGCGTCTATCAGATCACCCGCCCGGAAAATTCCGGTTCGGGACGCCTGCAGGGAATCGAGGGCGGCTTCACCTTCTTCCCCAAGGGACTGCCGCAATGGCTGGACGGCATCGGCATCAGTGCCAACGGCACCTATATCGATGGCAACAACAAGGCGCTCTCGCCGCTGCCTGGCGTTACCGGCTATATGGACATCCCCTTCCAGAATGTGTCCAAATATTCCGGTACCGCCACGCTCATCTATGAGAAGGGAGGCTTTTCCGGTCGCGCCTCCTATGTCTGGCGCGACAAATATAATGCTGGCCTGCATTTTACTGGGGTCAATCCCAATTTCATTACCAACGGTGCGATCAGCAATCTGGACCTGTCTTTGTCCTACGAGATCAATCCCCAGTTCACGGTCGTATTCGACGCGACCAACATTCTGAAAAATCTCTATCAAACCTCTTTCAACGACCCCAGTCTCTATCCGCGCGACACGGTTCTTTACACGCGCACCTTTGCCCTTGGTTTCCGGGCAAAGCTTTGA
- a CDS encoding MFS transporter has translation MAVVAASGPYRERWAIAAMITVAIAISYLDRQTLPWAIKYIEADISIGNQTKAFLDSAFLATYGLMYLGGGWLLDRVGTRCGFLAIMIFWSLACASHGVAGGIAALVVSRLLLGIGEGGGFPAATRAIAEWFPPERRAAAMGLVNAGTAVGAVVAPPLIAGILAYGHWFDLASWRWVFFITGGFGLAWALWWFLTYRTPAGDVVSAGENAGLAPTVAMLLARREVRGLVGAKFLSDGAWYFYLFWLPKYLFEAHGFDLKQAATIGWIPYAASGVGSLCGGWLSSRLLSAGRSVDAARKIALGLSAACMPWVMLAPATASVAAVIGIFSLAFFGQQSWSTLVMTLPTDLAPRSALGRLAGLVGLGGAFGGIVMGQAAGWALDAGLGYAPVLTVAATLHLIAFALICRSIPRISPLSFTRKVVP, from the coding sequence ATGGCCGTTGTGGCCGCATCGGGGCCGTACCGGGAACGCTGGGCGATTGCGGCGATGATCACCGTCGCCATCGCCATCTCCTACCTTGATCGCCAGACGCTTCCCTGGGCGATCAAATATATCGAAGCCGACATTTCCATTGGAAACCAGACCAAGGCCTTTCTCGATTCCGCCTTCCTCGCCACCTACGGCCTCATGTATCTGGGTGGCGGCTGGCTGCTGGATCGGGTGGGAACGCGGTGTGGCTTTCTGGCGATCATGATCTTCTGGTCGCTTGCCTGCGCCAGCCATGGCGTGGCCGGTGGCATCGCTGCGCTGGTCGTCAGCCGCCTGCTACTGGGCATAGGGGAGGGCGGCGGCTTCCCCGCCGCCACCCGCGCCATTGCCGAATGGTTTCCGCCTGAACGCCGCGCGGCCGCCATGGGCCTCGTCAATGCCGGGACGGCAGTGGGCGCCGTCGTCGCACCGCCCTTGATCGCGGGCATTCTGGCCTACGGGCACTGGTTCGATCTGGCGAGCTGGCGGTGGGTTTTCTTCATTACCGGCGGGTTCGGCCTCGCCTGGGCGCTCTGGTGGTTCCTGACCTATCGCACGCCCGCCGGGGACGTCGTCTCCGCAGGCGAGAACGCCGGACTGGCGCCGACCGTGGCCATGCTCCTTGCCCGCCGTGAAGTGCGTGGCCTTGTCGGCGCCAAGTTCCTGAGCGACGGCGCCTGGTATTTCTACCTCTTCTGGCTGCCCAAATATCTCTTCGAGGCGCATGGCTTCGACCTGAAACAGGCGGCGACCATCGGCTGGATTCCCTATGCGGCATCGGGTGTCGGCAGTCTGTGCGGTGGCTGGCTCTCCAGCCGCCTTCTTTCCGCCGGCCGTTCGGTCGATGCCGCCCGCAAGATCGCCCTGGGCCTGAGCGCCGCCTGCATGCCCTGGGTCATGCTGGCGCCCGCGACTGCCTCGGTGGCAGCGGTCATTGGCATCTTCAGCCTCGCGTTCTTCGGGCAGCAAAGCTGGTCGACCCTCGTCATGACCCTGCCGACCGACCTTGCGCCGCGCAGCGCCCTGGGACGTCTTGCCGGGCTGGTCGGCCTTGGTGGCGCCTTTGGTGGCATCGTGATGGGGCAGGCGGCTGGCTGGGCACTCGACGCCGGGCTTGGCTACGCGCCGGTGCTGACCGTTGCTGCCACCCTGCACCTGATCGCCTTCGCGCTGATCTGCCGCTCCATCCCCCGCATTTCGCCTCTCAGCTTTACTCGAAAGGTCGTCCCTTGA
- a CDS encoding mechanosensitive ion channel family protein: MISQLYIASDSLQILTRGYVENVWLQAVTGLLLLGAFAWAANWVAKRIVLTLLLRLIDHLPFRVEAAHIGAVVARLSNIVPALIIQSGVAAVPHLPVRLAGFIASLSTAFIILTLAIALSGLLTLGNDLYQRRPDAANRPIKGYVQVAKLLVYGAASILMIAALMDQSPLLLLSGLGAMAAVLMLVFKDTILSLVASVQIGSNDMIRVGDWIEMPQLDANGDVIDIALHTVKVQNFDRTITTIPTHRLISESFRNWRGMQESGGRRIMRALVIDQNSVGFLDEAGLAAVARFGLLRTYLHDKQDDLSRWNGDHAAGNRLDGRRLTNIGTFRAYVLAYLRVHPNIRPDQTLLVRQLAPSEHGLPLEIYAFANSIVWAEYEGIQADIFDHLIAILPEFGLRLFQRPAGSDLGQLMSGTRI, encoded by the coding sequence ATGATCAGTCAGCTCTATATCGCGTCGGACAGCCTCCAGATCCTGACCCGCGGCTATGTCGAGAACGTCTGGTTGCAGGCCGTGACGGGATTGCTGCTGCTCGGCGCATTCGCCTGGGCAGCCAACTGGGTGGCCAAGCGCATCGTCCTGACGCTGTTGCTGCGGCTGATCGATCATCTGCCGTTCCGGGTCGAGGCCGCGCATATTGGTGCCGTCGTCGCGCGCCTGTCGAACATCGTGCCGGCGCTTATCATCCAGTCGGGCGTCGCCGCCGTCCCGCATCTGCCGGTCAGGCTCGCCGGATTCATCGCCAGCCTGAGCACCGCCTTCATCATCCTGACGCTGGCCATCGCCTTGAGCGGCCTGCTGACGCTCGGCAACGACCTGTATCAGCGCCGCCCCGATGCCGCGAACCGGCCGATCAAGGGCTATGTGCAGGTAGCCAAGCTGCTGGTCTATGGCGCGGCGAGCATCCTGATGATCGCGGCGCTGATGGACCAGTCGCCCTTGCTGCTATTGTCGGGGCTGGGGGCGATGGCGGCCGTGCTGATGCTGGTGTTCAAGGACACGATCCTGTCGCTGGTCGCATCCGTCCAGATCGGCTCCAACGACATGATCCGGGTGGGCGACTGGATCGAGATGCCGCAGCTCGACGCCAATGGCGACGTGATCGACATCGCGCTGCACACGGTGAAGGTCCAGAATTTCGATCGCACCATCACCACCATCCCGACGCACAGGCTGATCAGCGAGAGTTTTCGCAACTGGCGCGGGATGCAGGAATCGGGCGGCCGCCGGATCATGCGGGCGCTGGTGATCGACCAGAACAGCGTCGGGTTTCTCGATGAGGCAGGGTTGGCGGCGGTCGCGCGCTTCGGCCTGCTCCGGACCTATCTGCACGACAAGCAGGATGATCTCTCGCGCTGGAATGGGGATCATGCGGCGGGCAACAGGCTGGATGGCCGGCGGCTGACCAACATCGGCACCTTTCGCGCCTATGTGCTGGCCTATCTGCGCGTGCATCCGAATATCCGCCCCGACCAGACCCTGCTGGTGCGCCAACTGGCGCCCAGCGAACATGGACTGCCGCTGGAAATCTACGCCTTCGCCAACAGCATCGTCTGGGCCGAATATGAAGGCATACAGGCCGATATTTTCGACCATCTGATCGCGATCCTGCCCGAATTCGGGCTGCGCCTGTTCCAGCGGCCCGCGGGAAGCGATCTGGGCCAGCTCATGTCGGGCACCCGGATATAG
- a CDS encoding L-rhamnonate dehydratase, which yields MKITEIRTRVVQWEGETVPLPPHFCTNPMDMVSPMLSPETMGTFTFHGWLIVEIFTDQGLVGIGNAALAPLVTKQLIDQYLAPLLIGQDPWDSEFLWQHMYRKTMAFGRKGVALVAISALDIAIWDLMGKAAKQPVFRLLGGRTKAKIPVYASRLYSIPLDELAQEAANYKAQGYKAMKLRFGWGPIDGAEGMARNVELIRTVRETVGDEIDIMADAYMGWSLDYAKRMMRLIEPFNLRWLEEAIIPDDINGYHELRRFGTTPIAAGEHEFTSYGFRQMIEAKSLDYFQFDTNRVGGITAARKIQALAEAYSIPVVPHAGQMHNYHVVMASLNSPIAEYFPMVDVEVGNELFWYIFKGEPQAVDGHIDLDDNLPGLGLEIDEAALARFKVIG from the coding sequence TTGAAAATCACCGAAATCCGCACCCGCGTCGTCCAGTGGGAAGGCGAAACCGTCCCGCTGCCGCCGCACTTCTGCACCAATCCCATGGATATGGTGTCGCCAATGCTGTCGCCCGAAACCATGGGTACCTTCACCTTCCATGGCTGGCTGATTGTCGAAATCTTCACCGACCAGGGGCTGGTCGGGATCGGCAATGCCGCGCTCGCGCCGCTTGTGACCAAGCAACTGATCGACCAGTATCTTGCCCCCTTGTTGATCGGCCAGGATCCGTGGGACAGCGAGTTTCTGTGGCAGCATATGTATCGCAAGACCATGGCATTCGGGCGCAAGGGCGTAGCGCTGGTTGCGATTTCCGCGCTCGACATCGCGATCTGGGATCTGATGGGCAAGGCTGCGAAACAGCCCGTCTTCCGCCTGCTGGGCGGCCGGACCAAGGCGAAGATCCCGGTCTATGCCAGCCGCCTCTACTCGATCCCGCTCGACGAGCTGGCGCAGGAAGCCGCCAATTACAAGGCGCAGGGCTACAAGGCGATGAAGCTGCGTTTCGGCTGGGGGCCGATCGACGGGGCGGAGGGCATGGCACGCAATGTCGAACTGATCCGCACCGTGCGCGAAACGGTGGGTGACGAAATCGACATCATGGCGGACGCCTATATGGGCTGGAGCCTCGACTATGCGAAGCGCATGATGCGCCTCATCGAACCCTTCAACCTGCGCTGGCTGGAGGAGGCGATCATTCCCGACGATATCAACGGCTATCATGAACTGCGCCGGTTCGGCACGACGCCGATCGCGGCGGGCGAGCATGAATTTACCAGCTATGGCTTCCGCCAGATGATCGAGGCGAAATCGCTCGACTATTTCCAGTTCGACACCAACCGCGTCGGCGGCATCACCGCCGCGCGAAAGATACAGGCGCTCGCCGAAGCCTATTCCATCCCCGTCGTCCCTCATGCCGGCCAGATGCACAATTATCATGTGGTGATGGCGAGCCTCAACAGCCCCATCGCCGAATATTTCCCGATGGTCGATGTGGAGGTGGGCAACGAGCTCTTCTGGTACATCTTCAAGGGCGAGCCCCAGGCAGTCGATGGCCATATCGATCTTGACGATAATCTTCCGGGCCTGGGACTCGAAATTGACGAGGCCGCGCTCGCGCGTTTCAAGGTGATCGGATGA